A single window of Rana temporaria chromosome 1, aRanTem1.1, whole genome shotgun sequence DNA harbors:
- the LOC120946112 gene encoding beta-crystallin B1-like: MNTLELFEFPDFKGQSESIKEDTANLRDVGFLKKAQSLKINGEPWFLFSEAGYKGQFRCFKPGNYSSIPAFQKNICSARRVKGGLYNPKITLYEHIYYGGRPVTLEKPTDSLQSYGFDDMASSHKQVSGAWILYAGEYYTGDQIVALAGDEISDYRKINWNDKASSLKPVLPYEVYNAPPM; this comes from the coding sequence ATGAACACTCTTGAGCTGTTCGAGTTCCCGGATTTCAAGGGACAATCTGAGTCTATAAAGGAAGACACTGCCAACCTGAGAGATGTTGGATTCCTGAAGAAAGCCCAATCTCTCAAAATCAATGGAGAACCATGGTTTCTCTTCAGTGAAGCGGGTTATAAAGGGCAGTTTAGATGCTTCAAACCCGGAAACTACAGCTCAATCCCAGCATTTCAGAAGAACATCTGCTCTGCCCGACGTGTGAAGGGCGGTCTGTATAATCCCAAGATTACTCTGTATGAGCACATCTACTATGGGGGCCGACCTGTCACCCTGGAGAAGCCTACAGATTCCCTTCAATCCTACGGATTTGATGACATGGCTTCATCACACAAGCAGGTCAGCGGGGCCTGGATCCTGTATGCTGGGGAGTATTACACAGGGGATCAGATAGTCGCCCTGGCAGGAGATGAAATTTCAGATTATCGCAAAATTAACTGGAATGATAAAGCAAGCTCCCTGAAGCCTGTGCTGCCTTATGAAGTTTATAATGCTCCTCCCATGTGA